In a single window of the Streptomyces sp. NBC_00285 genome:
- a CDS encoding DeoR/GlpR family DNA-binding transcription regulator has product MTSTSEERQREIVRAARTTGAVDVNTLATQLGVAKETVRRDLRALEDHGLVRRTHGGAYPVESAGFETTLAFRATSHVPEKRRVAAAAAELLGDAETVFVDEGFTPQLIAEALPRDRPLTVVTASLPVAGSLAEAENTSVLLLGGRVRPGTLATVDHWTTKMLAGFVLDLAYIGANGISREHGLTTPDPAVSEVKAQAIRASRRTVFAGVHTKFGAVSFCRFAEIGALEAIVTSTLLPSSEAHRYSLLGPQVIRV; this is encoded by the coding sequence ATGACGAGCACCTCGGAAGAACGCCAGCGGGAAATCGTCCGTGCCGCTCGCACCACAGGCGCCGTCGACGTCAACACCCTGGCCACTCAACTCGGTGTCGCCAAAGAGACCGTGAGAAGAGACCTCCGCGCCCTGGAGGACCACGGCCTGGTCCGCCGCACGCACGGCGGGGCCTATCCCGTGGAGAGCGCCGGGTTCGAGACGACGCTCGCCTTCCGGGCCACCAGCCACGTACCCGAGAAGCGCCGGGTCGCGGCCGCCGCGGCCGAGCTGCTCGGGGACGCCGAGACGGTCTTCGTCGACGAGGGCTTCACCCCACAGCTCATCGCCGAGGCTCTGCCCAGGGACCGGCCACTGACCGTGGTCACCGCGTCCCTGCCGGTCGCGGGCAGTCTCGCCGAGGCCGAGAACACCTCCGTACTGCTGCTCGGCGGCCGGGTCCGCCCCGGCACCCTGGCGACCGTCGACCACTGGACGACGAAGATGCTGGCCGGCTTCGTCCTCGACCTGGCCTACATCGGCGCCAACGGCATCTCCCGCGAACACGGCCTCACCACGCCCGATCCGGCGGTCAGCGAGGTCAAGGCACAGGCGATCCGCGCCTCCCGCCGCACGGTGTTCGCGGGCGTGCACACCAAGTTCGGCGCGGTCAGCTTCTGCCGGTTCGCGGAGATCGGCGCGCTGGAGGCGATCGTGACGAGCACACTGCTGCCCTCCTCCGAGGCCCACCGGTACTCGCTCCTCGGGCCGCAGGTCATCCGCGTCTGA
- a CDS encoding ABC transporter substrate-binding protein, translating into MRTQSRRRPSRATLAMAAAGTLLAPLLSGCWVGAGGTGSGGDSVNVLMVNNSQMTELQKLAPRFTEETGIKVNFTVLPENDVRDKISQDFANQAGQYDVATLSNYEIPIYARNGWLHEMNSYVAKDPAYDEQDILKPMRQSLTGDDGKLYGQPFYGESSFLMYRKDVFERKGLTMPAHPTWTQVADLAAAADGAESGMKGICLRGLPGWGEIMAPLTTVVNTFGGTWFDKGWKARLDSPAFEKATKFYVDLVREHGESGAAQSGFAECLNNMTQGKVAMWYDATSAAGLLEAADSPVRGKLGYAPAPVEKTESSGWLYTWAWGIQNASRNPDNAWKFISWASGKQYEQLVGDEIGWSNVPAGKRASTYTNPAYQKSAASFQEMTKQAIEGARPNDPGVQPRPAPGIQFVGIPEFTDLGTKVSQEISAAVAGRQSVEAALKRSQQLAEKISEEYEGR; encoded by the coding sequence ATGCGAACCCAGAGCCGACGACGGCCATCGCGAGCCACGCTCGCCATGGCCGCCGCAGGGACGCTGCTCGCCCCGCTGCTCTCCGGCTGCTGGGTCGGAGCCGGCGGGACCGGGTCGGGCGGCGATTCCGTCAACGTCCTGATGGTCAACAACTCCCAGATGACGGAGCTGCAGAAACTGGCCCCGCGCTTCACCGAAGAGACCGGCATCAAGGTCAACTTCACCGTCCTGCCCGAGAACGACGTCCGCGACAAGATCAGCCAGGACTTCGCCAACCAGGCGGGCCAGTACGACGTCGCGACCCTGTCCAACTACGAGATCCCGATCTACGCCCGCAACGGCTGGCTGCACGAGATGAACTCGTACGTGGCCAAGGACCCCGCGTACGACGAACAGGACATCCTGAAGCCGATGCGCCAGTCCCTGACCGGCGACGACGGCAAGCTCTACGGCCAGCCCTTCTACGGCGAGTCGTCCTTCCTCATGTACCGCAAGGACGTCTTCGAGAGGAAGGGCCTGACGATGCCGGCCCACCCCACCTGGACCCAGGTCGCCGACCTGGCCGCCGCGGCGGACGGCGCCGAGTCCGGCATGAAGGGCATCTGTCTGCGCGGACTGCCCGGCTGGGGCGAGATCATGGCCCCGCTCACCACGGTCGTGAACACCTTCGGCGGCACCTGGTTCGACAAGGGCTGGAAGGCCCGGCTCGACTCACCCGCCTTCGAGAAGGCGACGAAGTTCTATGTCGACCTCGTCCGCGAGCACGGCGAGTCCGGCGCCGCCCAGTCCGGGTTCGCCGAGTGCCTCAACAACATGACCCAGGGCAAGGTCGCCATGTGGTACGACGCCACCAGCGCCGCCGGCCTGCTGGAGGCGGCCGACTCCCCGGTCAGGGGCAAGCTCGGCTACGCCCCCGCGCCCGTCGAGAAGACCGAGTCCTCCGGCTGGCTCTACACCTGGGCCTGGGGCATCCAGAACGCCTCCCGCAATCCCGACAATGCCTGGAAGTTCATCTCCTGGGCGTCCGGCAAGCAGTACGAGCAACTGGTCGGCGACGAGATCGGCTGGTCCAACGTCCCGGCGGGCAAGCGCGCGTCGACGTACACGAACCCGGCGTACCAGAAATCGGCCGCCTCCTTCCAGGAGATGACCAAGCAGGCCATCGAGGGCGCCCGGCCGAACGACCCGGGGGTGCAGCCGCGCCCGGCGCCCGGCATCCAGTTCGTCGGCATCCCCGAGTTCACCGATCTCGGTACCAAGGTCTCCCAGGAGATCAGCGCGGCCGTCGCCGGACGCCAGTCCGTCGAGGCGGCCCTGAAGAGGTCCCAGCAGCTCGCCGAGAAGATCTCCGAGGAGTACGAGGGACGATGA
- a CDS encoding carbohydrate ABC transporter permease — protein MTATTTAPLATAHVRTPDPSKARLRAWATRAPLLPALIFMIVVTQLPFVATVVISFFDWNALYPKARHFTGVDNYREVLTDADLRHSVWTTVLLTVTVVLVSLVLGLLLALLLDRRFRGRGVVRTLLIAPFLVVPVAAALLWKHVLYNPEYGLLNGLLHYVGGPQPDWISNTPLLAVEASLIWQWTPFMMLILLAGLQSRDQQQMEAARVDGASGWQMFRYLTLPHLRRYLELGALLGSIYIVQNFDAVFTITSGGLGTANLPYTVYQSFYQAHENGLASAAGVLVVIGSIIIATFALRVVSSLFREEAGRA, from the coding sequence ATGACCGCGACCACCACGGCCCCCCTGGCCACCGCGCACGTACGCACCCCGGACCCGTCCAAGGCCCGACTGCGGGCCTGGGCCACCCGGGCCCCGCTGCTCCCCGCCCTGATCTTCATGATCGTGGTCACCCAACTGCCCTTCGTGGCCACAGTGGTGATCTCCTTCTTCGACTGGAACGCCCTCTACCCCAAGGCCCGCCACTTCACCGGCGTCGACAACTACCGTGAGGTGCTGACCGACGCGGACCTGCGCCACTCGGTGTGGACGACGGTCCTGCTGACGGTGACGGTGGTCCTGGTCAGCCTGGTCCTCGGGCTGCTCCTGGCGCTGCTGCTCGACCGCCGCTTCCGGGGTCGGGGAGTGGTCCGCACCCTGCTCATCGCCCCCTTCCTGGTGGTCCCGGTGGCAGCCGCCCTCCTCTGGAAACATGTGCTCTACAACCCTGAATACGGCCTGCTCAATGGGTTGTTGCACTATGTGGGCGGCCCACAGCCGGACTGGATCTCCAACACCCCGCTGCTCGCGGTCGAGGCGTCCCTCATCTGGCAGTGGACCCCGTTCATGATGCTGATCCTGCTGGCCGGACTCCAGAGCCGCGACCAGCAGCAGATGGAGGCCGCGCGCGTGGACGGCGCGAGCGGCTGGCAGATGTTCCGCTATCTGACGCTCCCGCACCTGCGCAGGTATCTGGAGCTGGGGGCCCTGCTCGGCTCGATCTACATCGTCCAGAACTTCGACGCGGTCTTCACCATCACCTCGGGCGGCCTGGGCACCGCGAACCTGCCCTACACCGTCTACCAGAGCTTCTACCAGGCCCACGAGAACGGCCTCGCCTCGGCCGCCGGCGTCCTGGTCGTCATCGGCTCGATCATCATCGCGACCTTCGCCCTGCGCGTGGTGTCGTCCCTGTTCCGTGAGGAGGCGGGCCGGGCATGA
- a CDS encoding carbohydrate ABC transporter permease — protein sequence MSTITAQRKGRGLGLVAWLLGIVFFLPIAWMALTSFHSEADAATNPPSFGAALTLDGYREFFGTGGGASPWPALINSTVASLASTLFVLLLALPAAYALSIRRVRKWTDVLFFFLSTKMLPVVAGLLPIYLFAKNTDMLDNIWLLVILYTSMNLPIAVWMMQSFLAEVPVAIIEAARVDGARLPTILARVVAPIALPGIAATALICFIFSWNELLFARVLTGVVAETAPVFLTGFITSQGLFLAKVCAASLVVSLPVLAAGFAAQDKLVQGLSLGAVK from the coding sequence ATGAGCACGATCACCGCACAACGCAAAGGGCGCGGCCTGGGACTGGTGGCCTGGCTCCTGGGGATCGTCTTCTTCCTGCCCATCGCGTGGATGGCCCTGACGTCCTTCCACTCGGAGGCGGACGCGGCCACCAACCCGCCCTCCTTCGGCGCCGCCCTCACCCTGGACGGCTACCGCGAGTTCTTCGGCACCGGCGGCGGCGCGAGCCCTTGGCCGGCGCTGATCAACTCGACGGTCGCCTCGCTGGCCTCGACCCTGTTCGTCCTGCTCCTCGCCCTCCCGGCGGCGTACGCGCTGTCCATCCGCAGGGTCCGGAAGTGGACGGACGTCCTGTTCTTCTTCCTGTCGACGAAGATGCTGCCGGTGGTGGCGGGCCTGCTCCCCATCTACCTGTTCGCGAAGAACACGGACATGCTCGACAACATCTGGCTGCTGGTCATTCTCTACACGTCGATGAACCTGCCGATCGCGGTCTGGATGATGCAGTCCTTCCTCGCCGAGGTTCCGGTCGCGATCATCGAGGCCGCGCGCGTGGACGGCGCCCGTCTGCCCACGATCCTCGCGCGCGTGGTGGCCCCCATCGCCCTGCCCGGCATCGCCGCCACGGCCCTGATCTGCTTCATCTTCAGCTGGAACGAACTGCTGTTCGCCCGGGTCCTGACGGGCGTGGTCGCCGAGACCGCCCCCGTCTTCCTGACCGGCTTCATCACCAGCCAGGGCCTGTTCCTGGCGAAGGTGTGCGCCGCGTCGCTCGTCGTCTCCCTGCCCGTACTCGCCGCGGGGTTCGCCGCCCAGGACAAACTGGTCCAGGGCCTGTCACTGGGAGCCGTGAAATGA
- a CDS encoding zinc-dependent alcohol dehydrogenase family protein: MKAAVIESVGRAVVTEVPDPTPGPREVVVEVAACGLCGTDLHILQGEFAPELPIVPGHEFAGAVVGVGAQVTELAVGDRVAVDPSLYCYECRQCRTGHNNLCERWAAIGVTTAGGAAQYALAPVANCVRLPEHIRTQDAALVEPLSCAVRGYDVLRSRLGAHVLIYGSGTMGLMMLELAKRTGAASVDMVDVNPARLETARRLGVSASAANPDELDRPQGWDLVVDATGNAAAIQDGLERVAKAGTFLQFGVANYATRVTIDPYRIYNQEITITGSMAVLHSFERAAELFATGVLDPEIFISDRLPLERYPQALDQFAAGVGRKIVVVP, from the coding sequence ATGAAGGCCGCCGTCATCGAGTCCGTGGGCCGTGCCGTCGTCACCGAGGTCCCGGACCCGACGCCGGGCCCGCGCGAGGTCGTCGTCGAGGTCGCCGCGTGCGGCCTGTGCGGCACCGACCTGCACATCCTCCAGGGCGAGTTCGCCCCCGAGCTGCCCATCGTGCCCGGCCACGAGTTCGCGGGCGCGGTGGTCGGGGTCGGCGCCCAGGTCACCGAGCTGGCCGTCGGCGACCGGGTCGCGGTCGACCCGTCCCTGTACTGCTACGAGTGCCGACAGTGCCGTACCGGCCACAACAACCTCTGCGAGCGCTGGGCCGCGATCGGAGTGACGACGGCGGGCGGCGCGGCACAGTACGCGCTCGCGCCGGTGGCCAACTGCGTACGGCTGCCGGAGCACATCCGCACCCAGGACGCGGCGCTCGTGGAGCCGTTGTCCTGCGCGGTGCGGGGTTATGACGTCCTGAGGTCCCGGCTCGGCGCCCATGTCCTGATCTACGGCTCCGGCACGATGGGGCTGATGATGCTGGAGCTGGCCAAACGGACCGGCGCGGCGAGCGTGGACATGGTGGACGTGAACCCGGCCCGCCTGGAGACGGCCCGCCGGCTCGGCGTCTCGGCGTCCGCCGCGAACCCCGACGAGCTGGACCGCCCACAGGGCTGGGACCTGGTGGTCGACGCGACGGGCAACGCGGCGGCGATCCAGGACGGCCTGGAACGGGTGGCCAAGGCGGGCACCTTCCTCCAGTTCGGGGTGGCCAATTACGCGACCAGGGTGACGATCGACCCGTACCGCATCTACAACCAGGAGATCACCATCACCGGCTCCATGGCGGTCCTGCACAGCTTCGAACGCGCGGCGGAACTCTTCGCGACGGGCGTCCTGGACCCGGAGATCTTCATCAGCGACCGGTTGCCTCTGGAGCGGTATCCGCAGGCCCTGGACCAGTTCGCGGCGGGGGTGGGGAGGAAGATCGTGGTGGTGCCGTAA
- a CDS encoding TerD family protein, with the protein MTPGSNIPLSAARVTVDVAAPVRLDVSGLLLTADGKVRSDDDFIFYNQPTGPGVTYRSGGGTTPDAIVVDTAAVPPGIEKIVVTASPDAAGQTFQGIEPTATIRNADDNSALATFTPPQLGAETALVVVEIYLRNGAWKARAVGQGYANGLAGIATDFGVTVEEPAPAPAPAPVAPPVTPTVQTPVAPPAPAMDPRIAAPPAPAAPPAPPAVAPGAGKINLDKGRVSLQKNQTVSLVKGGRPLLSQVKMGLGWEPAFRGKDIDLDASVIAYGPQRNHIDSCYFGKLSIVGGAIKHSGDNLTGEGGGDDEVIVVDLGRLPQDVTGLVFTVNSFSGQKFTEVAKAYCRLIDAASGEELVRFDLTNAEAQTGVMMAKMIKQFSGEWEMTAIGDFVKSRTVRGMVKPAAQAL; encoded by the coding sequence ATGACCCCCGGCTCGAACATCCCCCTGTCCGCCGCCCGCGTGACGGTGGACGTCGCCGCACCCGTGCGGCTCGACGTATCGGGCCTGCTGCTCACCGCCGACGGCAAGGTGCGCTCCGACGACGACTTCATCTTCTACAACCAGCCGACCGGGCCGGGCGTGACCTACCGCTCGGGCGGCGGTACGACCCCCGACGCGATCGTCGTCGACACGGCGGCCGTACCGCCCGGCATCGAGAAGATCGTCGTTACCGCCAGCCCGGACGCGGCCGGCCAGACCTTCCAGGGCATCGAGCCGACAGCCACGATCCGCAACGCGGACGACAACAGCGCGCTGGCCACGTTCACGCCGCCGCAGCTCGGCGCGGAGACGGCGCTGGTGGTCGTGGAGATCTATCTGCGCAACGGCGCGTGGAAGGCCCGGGCGGTGGGCCAGGGGTACGCCAACGGTCTGGCGGGCATCGCGACGGACTTCGGCGTGACGGTGGAGGAACCGGCGCCCGCGCCCGCCCCGGCACCCGTGGCTCCGCCGGTCACGCCCACCGTGCAGACCCCGGTGGCTCCGCCCGCCCCGGCCATGGACCCCCGGATCGCCGCGCCGCCGGCGCCCGCCGCTCCCCCGGCTCCGCCCGCCGTCGCTCCGGGCGCCGGGAAGATCAACCTCGACAAGGGCCGCGTCAGCCTCCAGAAGAACCAGACCGTGTCCCTGGTCAAGGGCGGTCGTCCGCTGCTCTCCCAGGTCAAGATGGGTCTCGGCTGGGAGCCGGCGTTCCGCGGCAAGGACATCGACCTAGACGCGTCCGTCATCGCCTACGGGCCGCAGCGCAACCACATCGACAGCTGCTACTTCGGCAAGCTGTCCATCGTCGGCGGCGCGATCAAGCACTCCGGCGACAACCTCACGGGTGAGGGCGGCGGCGACGACGAGGTGATCGTCGTCGACCTCGGGCGTCTCCCGCAGGACGTCACCGGCCTGGTCTTCACGGTCAACTCCTTCTCCGGCCAGAAGTTCACCGAGGTCGCCAAGGCGTACTGCCGCCTCATCGACGCCGCGAGCGGAGAGGAACTGGTCCGTTTCGACCTCACCAACGCGGAGGCGCAGACGGGCGTGATGATGGCCAAGATGATCAAGCAGTTCTCCGGCGAGTGGGAGATGACGGCGATCGGCGACTTCGTGAAGTCCCGCACGGTGAGGGGGATGGTGAAACCGGCGGCGCAGGCGCTGTAG
- a CDS encoding class I SAM-dependent methyltransferase, with product MTHDGPADHLEQNRRFWDDEAAAWHGPLARDHWARAEPSWGLWATPESQARVLPDGIDGMRAIELGCGTAYVSAWLAGAGAHPVGIDLSEKQLATARAMQAEFGIDFPLVLGNAEKVPYEDNTFDLAISEFGASLWCDPYQWIPEAARLLVPGGRLVFMRYSPLFALCVPSEGPVSTTLSRGQFGLTRLHRESHVEFILPHGEMLRLLRSCGFVVEDLLEIQAPRHAHQDYPEVSADWARQWPSEEIWKARLAG from the coding sequence ATGACTCATGACGGCCCTGCGGACCATCTGGAGCAGAACCGACGCTTCTGGGACGACGAGGCGGCCGCGTGGCACGGGCCGCTCGCCCGTGATCACTGGGCGCGCGCGGAACCGTCCTGGGGACTGTGGGCCACCCCCGAGTCGCAGGCCCGCGTCCTTCCCGACGGCATCGACGGGATGCGCGCCATCGAGCTGGGCTGCGGTACCGCGTACGTTTCCGCCTGGCTCGCCGGAGCGGGCGCCCACCCGGTCGGGATCGACCTCTCGGAGAAGCAGCTCGCCACCGCTCGCGCGATGCAGGCGGAGTTCGGCATCGACTTCCCGCTGGTCCTGGGCAATGCCGAGAAGGTGCCCTACGAGGACAACACCTTCGACTTGGCGATCAGCGAATTCGGCGCCTCGTTGTGGTGCGACCCCTACCAGTGGATCCCGGAGGCGGCCCGGCTCCTCGTTCCCGGTGGCCGGCTGGTCTTCATGCGCTACTCACCGCTGTTCGCGCTGTGCGTGCCGTCCGAGGGACCGGTGTCCACAACGCTGTCCCGCGGGCAGTTCGGCCTGACCCGGCTGCACCGGGAATCGCACGTGGAGTTCATCCTGCCGCATGGTGAGATGCTTCGCCTGCTTCGATCCTGCGGCTTCGTCGTCGAGGACCTGCTGGAGATTCAAGCGCCCCGGCATGCCCACCAGGACTATCCGGAGGTTTCCGCCGACTGGGCCCGGCAATGGCCCAGCGAGGAGATCTGGAAAGCGCGGCTGGCAGGCTGA
- a CDS encoding TetR/AcrR family transcriptional regulator: MTPVRPMRADARRNYERLLKAAAEAFAEHGEGASLDDIAKRAGVGSGTLYRHFPTRQALLEAAYVDRVEGFARRADELAEELPPGEALAEWLYELCVGTVQVRGLKTLLGSAVADASDVVLTVCGTHVRGAATRLVEAARAEGTLRADVEPIELLRLAHGVVGAAELADGGGESIRRYLSLLTEGLRA; this comes from the coding sequence ATGACGCCGGTCAGGCCCATGCGCGCGGACGCTCGGCGCAACTACGAGCGGTTGCTGAAGGCGGCGGCGGAGGCCTTCGCCGAGCATGGGGAGGGTGCGTCGCTGGACGACATCGCCAAGCGGGCCGGTGTGGGGTCCGGGACGCTGTACCGGCATTTCCCCACGCGGCAGGCCCTGCTGGAGGCGGCGTACGTGGACCGCGTCGAGGGATTCGCGCGCCGGGCCGACGAGCTCGCGGAGGAGTTGCCGCCGGGGGAGGCACTGGCGGAGTGGCTGTACGAGCTGTGCGTCGGGACGGTTCAGGTACGCGGGCTGAAGACGCTGCTGGGGTCGGCGGTGGCGGACGCGAGCGATGTGGTGCTCACGGTGTGCGGCACGCATGTGCGGGGGGCGGCGACGCGGCTCGTGGAGGCGGCGCGGGCGGAGGGGACGCTGCGGGCGGATGTCGAGCCGATCGAGTTGCTGCGGCTGGCGCACGGGGTCGTCGGCGCGGCGGAGTTGGCGGACGGCGGGGGCGAGTCCATCCGGCGTTACCTGTCACTGCTCACGGAGGGGCTGCGGGCGTAG
- a CDS encoding NUDIX hydrolase, with amino-acid sequence MGKGEGVPEKVAWVLVRDGRVLVTRSRGVDVFYFPGGKREPGESDAETLAREIVEELRSRVDTTTMVHVGTFETRRDDGRTEFRMICYTAECTGPLVASSEIEETDWFGYGDRERVSAVDRMVFDALHASGLLP; translated from the coding sequence ATGGGAAAGGGTGAGGGCGTTCCGGAGAAGGTGGCCTGGGTTCTCGTGCGTGACGGGCGGGTGCTCGTGACACGCAGCCGCGGTGTGGATGTCTTCTACTTCCCGGGCGGGAAGAGGGAGCCGGGCGAGTCCGATGCCGAGACCTTGGCGCGCGAGATCGTCGAAGAACTCCGGTCCCGGGTCGATACGACCACGATGGTGCACGTCGGCACCTTCGAGACGCGGAGGGACGACGGACGCACCGAGTTCCGGATGATCTGTTACACCGCCGAGTGCACCGGTCCGCTGGTTGCCTCGAGCGAGATCGAAGAGACGGACTGGTTCGGCTACGGCGACCGTGAGCGGGTCTCGGCCGTGGACCGGATGGTGTTCGACGCGCTGCACGCCTCCGGCCTACTGCCCTGA
- a CDS encoding carbohydrate ABC transporter permease produces the protein MAAEHATSNAGLAIGAGSRRTRILVRIALLLGVLVSLFPFYWLVVMASVSTQEILAYPPRLVPGTQLLHNMREVIDRIDFFTSLFNTVVVATVGTLLVLFFDSLAAFAFAKYEFPGKKILFGILMATYMIPSQLALVPQFVTMAEFGWAGTLKALIIPGAANAFGIFWMRQYAQNSLPDELLDAGRIDGAGFFRLYAQIALPLFRPALAFLGIFTFISLWNDYIWPLVVMVNPDKVTLQVALANLNIAYNTDYAVVMAGALMSVLPLIVVFLIGARHFLRDLAAGATKM, from the coding sequence ATGGCCGCTGAGCACGCAACGTCCAACGCGGGCCTCGCGATAGGCGCCGGCAGCAGGAGGACCCGGATCCTGGTACGGATCGCCCTGCTCCTCGGGGTGCTGGTCTCCCTCTTCCCGTTCTACTGGCTGGTGGTGATGGCCTCCGTCTCCACCCAGGAGATCCTGGCCTACCCGCCCCGTCTGGTGCCGGGCACCCAACTCCTGCACAACATGCGGGAGGTGATCGACCGCATCGACTTCTTCACCTCCCTCTTCAACACGGTCGTGGTGGCCACGGTCGGCACGCTGCTGGTGCTGTTCTTCGACTCCCTGGCGGCCTTCGCCTTCGCCAAGTACGAGTTCCCGGGCAAGAAGATCCTCTTCGGCATCCTGATGGCGACGTACATGATCCCGTCGCAGCTGGCGCTGGTGCCGCAGTTCGTCACCATGGCCGAGTTCGGCTGGGCGGGCACACTGAAGGCGCTGATCATCCCGGGGGCGGCGAACGCCTTCGGCATCTTCTGGATGCGCCAGTACGCCCAGAACTCCCTGCCGGACGAACTCCTCGACGCGGGCCGGATCGACGGCGCAGGGTTCTTCCGCCTCTACGCGCAGATCGCCCTGCCGCTGTTCCGGCCCGCACTGGCCTTCCTCGGCATCTTCACCTTCATCAGCCTCTGGAACGACTACATCTGGCCGCTGGTCGTCATGGTCAACCCCGACAAGGTCACCCTCCAGGTCGCCCTCGCCAACCTCAACATCGCCTACAACACCGACTACGCCGTGGTGATGGCCGGAGCCCTGATGAGTGTCCTGCCGCTGATCGTCGTCTTCCTGATCGGCGCCCGGCACTTCCTGCGGGACCTTGCGGCGGGGGCGACGAAGATGTGA
- a CDS encoding carbohydrate ABC transporter permease, producing MATLAQAPTSDSTEETSRAQVPRGRWRRHLPPYLAISPYYILFVLFGAFPVFFSLYLSFHDWDGIGDMKFVGLRQYYWLLHDSVFWHSIVNTFEIWFMSTLPMLFLALVLAFLLHSQVRYSSAWRVAYFIPNVTSMVAMTIVFGSVFAQAGLANSLLKVVGVDGVGWLTSSLGIKSAISLMVIWRWVGYNALIFLAGLQAIPNELFEAARVDGANSRQVLFRVVVPQLRPVILFAIITSTIGGLQIFTESQVLFYSDDPGTAGGPGQEGMTIVLYLWQKSFNDLQFGYGAAMGWVLFALIAVFAVINWRLVSGGDRDERRGIPLLRKGGRNGR from the coding sequence ATGGCCACACTGGCCCAGGCGCCGACATCCGACAGCACCGAGGAGACGTCCCGCGCACAGGTCCCGCGGGGCCGGTGGCGGCGTCACCTTCCGCCGTACCTCGCGATCTCGCCGTACTACATCCTCTTCGTCCTCTTCGGCGCCTTCCCGGTGTTCTTCTCGCTGTACCTGTCCTTCCACGACTGGGACGGCATCGGGGACATGAAGTTCGTCGGGCTCAGGCAGTACTACTGGCTGCTGCACGACTCGGTGTTCTGGCACTCGATCGTGAACACCTTCGAGATCTGGTTCATGTCCACGCTGCCGATGCTGTTCCTGGCGCTGGTGCTGGCGTTCCTGCTGCACTCGCAGGTGCGGTACTCGTCGGCCTGGCGGGTGGCGTACTTCATCCCGAACGTCACCTCCATGGTCGCCATGACCATCGTGTTCGGGTCGGTCTTCGCCCAGGCGGGGCTCGCCAACTCGCTGCTCAAGGTCGTCGGGGTGGACGGTGTCGGCTGGCTGACCTCCTCCCTGGGGATCAAGTCGGCGATCTCCCTCATGGTCATCTGGCGGTGGGTCGGCTACAACGCCCTGATCTTCCTGGCCGGTCTCCAGGCCATCCCGAACGAGCTGTTCGAGGCCGCGCGGGTCGACGGGGCGAACAGCCGCCAGGTGCTGTTCCGGGTCGTGGTGCCGCAGCTCAGGCCGGTGATCCTGTTCGCCATCATCACGTCCACCATCGGCGGCCTCCAGATCTTCACCGAGTCGCAGGTGCTGTTCTATTCGGACGACCCGGGCACCGCGGGCGGTCCCGGCCAGGAAGGCATGACGATCGTGCTCTATCTGTGGCAGAAGTCCTTCAACGACCTCCAGTTCGGCTACGGCGCCGCGATGGGCTGGGTCCTCTTCGCGCTGATCGCGGTCTTCGCCGTCATCAACTGGCGGCTGGTGTCCGGGGGCGACCGTGACGAGCGCCGCGGCATCCCGCTGCTGCGCAAGGGAGGCCGCAATGGCCGCTGA